The genomic DNA GCAGACAGCCACTGGTATCCCCGCTCCTGATATGGACGAAGCACACCATGCAGTGAAGCGGGCACCGGCCGTACCGGAACTTTGCGAGGCCCCTCCTCGCCCAGCAGAGACTGGAGGTATCCGGCTGTTTCCAGCCCCATGACCGGAATGCCCTTCCACAGCCGTTCTGCTCCTTCTTCCGCTGACAGATGCAGCCATTCCGATAGATCCATCTCGCCCTCTTCATGCCGCTTCAGATAGCGCAGAACCTGGCGGATTTCCTTCAGGTCCAGTTCTATCCATTCCCCGCGAAACTGAACATAAGGCAGTGCAGCCTCTGCCAGCTCGGCAAGCTCATCACGTGACAGTGTCAACCCGTCGAGCGCTGCCTCCACATGAAAGGACACCAGCTGTTCCATACCGATGACAGGAAGACCTGGCTTGCTGTCATCCGTTTGCATTTTCAGGGACAGACCGACCCGGCGGCGTCCCTTCCGGCTCCATTTGGAAGGCATCTGTACCGTCATCCCGGCTTTATTTAGCCGTGGGACAGAGTTCCGTACAAAGGCGACCATTTCTTCGGAAGTTAGCTCCATCCCTTGAGGTGCGGGTACACGCAGCGCGGCTGCAATCTCCGGTGATAACGATGCCGCTTCTCCCAGAAGATTCAGCAGCTGCTCTTGTACATCTTCATATATTTTCCCGCGCCGGTGAATATCCCGCTCTCTGTATCCCCAGATCGCCGCGACCGGCAGCAAGGCTCCAAATTCATCTTGAAACTCCGCCCAAAAGGTTACACGCCAGCGCTCCTGTTCCTCCGTATGGCTCGGCGCGAGGCGAAGCCCCAGCTTCAGCCTGCCTTGGCGGGAGTGCTCTTCACCTTCCGGACTCACCGGAATCGAAGTCCCCCCAAAAGCGGCAACCTCCTCGCCCATGGCGGTTATTTCCTCGGCTGTTCCCTGAACAGCAATGGTCCGGCTCACGGTAAGCAGGCTGTTCCACCACAGCTCTGTCAGCGGTGATGTCCCCCTGCGATAATCCGCCTGGCAGCGCGACAGCTTGCCTTCCTGCGCACGCACAATCTCCTGCACGCGTGAATGAATCATCGCGCTCAGAAATGTATGCAGCGCAGTCGCTCCCGCTTCCTGCTTCGTCAAAGGTTCGCTCCCGAGGAGTGCAGGCACACCAAGCGCAACCGGAGGCATGGCGGCAGCCAGCTGCAGAAACCGCTCGATATCCTGCGGCTCCTTCAGCTTCGGCTTCCAGCTGCCCGTCAGCGCGAGTACGCCTGCCCGCCGGCGGGTGCCTGCCGCTGTAACCGCCGCAGTGCCCGGAGCGATCTGTCCGCGCAGCATCAGCTCCAAGGCAAACTTGGCCGCTTTGGACCAATATCCCATCTCTGCCCCCGGGTCGATGCCAAGCCGCACACAGGCGGGTTCATCCCATGCCAGCAGCATGGAAAAGGCATCCGCAGGTGTCAACGCAAGCCCTTCAAGGGTCCTGCCCATCAGTTGCCGCCGCTCGCCGCGCCGGGCTGTACGCTGTCCGGCCGTCGGGGAAGGATAACGCAGCTCGGCAAGACGAAGCGCAGTCTGTGCAAAGGGCTTCGCCCCGTCCGTCATAACAAGCGATCTCACAACCTTGCTCCACGCATCTACCTTCGGTTCGGACATTTCTCCTGAAAAACAAAAAAACACATCACCTAGCCATACGCCATATAGCGGTTGATTCATGGTTGTCTCCTGTCGTTTCCGTAATAACACATATACTTCCATCTTATACGAAAACCACTCAATTTAAAAACCGCAATCGTCTTTTTTATATAAAATCCGCGATAAAAGTTCCCCTGAATGATCCCCATCCTCATCTATAGAGTGTTTAATTTCTCAGCCAGGAAGATACGCAAATCCATAAATATGTTCACAAAAACAAAGCCTGCTCCCCCAATCTTCCGGTTAAACAGGCTTTGTTCTTATTGTTCACTACTCGGCTGCTTGAATGATGAAGATGAAAAGAGGCCCCTTTTAGTGTTAAAAGAGAGCCTCTTTTTAAATAGAAATTATTGCTTCGGGTACTTCGATTATTTCTTCAGGTTATCCCATGTTTTTTGGAAATCTGCCATGAGCTGATCCTTGTCGGATTTACCTGCGATGTAGCTCTGCATACTGGAACCGAACTCATTCCACGCGCCTTCAGGGAATCTTGCAAACTGCCAGCTCAGAAGCTTGTTCTCTTTGCTGTATTTCAGCACTTCAGCGCCGAGTGCGCCCAGATCCTGTTCGGTAGCGTTAATGCTTTTGAATGCAGGGATAAACTTGAATTCTTTAGTAATGTAGTTTTTACCTTGATCAGAAGTCACGAGCCAGTTCAAGAATTCCTTCGCATCATCTTTCACTTTAGAGTTCTTGTTTACAACCCAGTTGTTTGGTACGCCAACCAGCAGCTTGTCATTTTCCTCTGCATTGTCGTTGATCGGCATAGGCAGGATCCCAATGTTCATGTTTGGCGTAATGCCGTCAATTTGAACTTGAGTCCAGTTACCCTGCTGCGTCATTGCCGCTTGTCCGTTTGCGAACATCGTCATTTCCGTGTTGTAGTCGGTCGTCAGTGGGTTTTTGTTGCTGTATTTCAGCGTAAGGTCAAACAGCTTCATGAATTCATCCATTTGCTTGTTGCCTGCGAATTTAGCGGTACCTTTGTTCAAACCATCGATATAGGCGCTAGGATCTTCCTGATGTGCGAAAGGAACATTTAATGTATGTTGTCCCAGAATCCAGCCTTCTTGATACCCGTTAACGAATGGAG from Paenibacillus sp. J23TS9 includes the following:
- a CDS encoding ABC transporter substrate-binding protein, producing MKKRSKITLASMLALSVVLAGCGSKTDKNTESASGDSGKGGTKTIHIFQFKVEIAEALNKLKGDYEASHPGIKLDIQTVGGGSDYGAALKAKFASGEEPDIFNVGGYTDLNTWVDKLDDLSNEKWVSDMVDVSKDQITKDGKIYGMPMNLEGYGFVYNKDLFKKAGITETPKTLTELTAAAQKLQDAGITPFVNGYQEGWILGQHTLNVPFAHQEDPSAYIDGLNKGTAKFAGNKQMDEFMKLFDLTLKYSNKNPLTTDYNTEMTMFANGQAAMTQQGNWTQVQIDGITPNMNIGILPMPINDNAEENDKLLVGVPNNWVVNKNSKVKDDAKEFLNWLVTSDQGKNYITKEFKFIPAFKSINATEQDLGALGAEVLKYSKENKLLSWQFARFPEGAWNEFGSSMQSYIAGKSDKDQLMADFQKTWDNLKK
- a CDS encoding DEAD/DEAH box helicase codes for the protein MNQPLYGVWLGDVFFCFSGEMSEPKVDAWSKVVRSLVMTDGAKPFAQTALRLAELRYPSPTAGQRTARRGERRQLMGRTLEGLALTPADAFSMLLAWDEPACVRLGIDPGAEMGYWSKAAKFALELMLRGQIAPGTAAVTAAGTRRRAGVLALTGSWKPKLKEPQDIERFLQLAAAMPPVALGVPALLGSEPLTKQEAGATALHTFLSAMIHSRVQEIVRAQEGKLSRCQADYRRGTSPLTELWWNSLLTVSRTIAVQGTAEEITAMGEEVAAFGGTSIPVSPEGEEHSRQGRLKLGLRLAPSHTEEQERWRVTFWAEFQDEFGALLPVAAIWGYRERDIHRRGKIYEDVQEQLLNLLGEAASLSPEIAAALRVPAPQGMELTSEEMVAFVRNSVPRLNKAGMTVQMPSKWSRKGRRRVGLSLKMQTDDSKPGLPVIGMEQLVSFHVEAALDGLTLSRDELAELAEAALPYVQFRGEWIELDLKEIRQVLRYLKRHEEGEMDLSEWLHLSAEEGAERLWKGIPVMGLETAGYLQSLLGEEGPRKVPVRPVPASLHGVLRPYQERGYQWLSAMRDMGFGVCLADDMGLGKTIQVITCLLEQYKKDQNPVLIVCPTSLLGNWQRELQRFAPDLNLYIHHGNRRQHGEDFLQEAAKHDLVLTTYHLAGRDGTDLAAMAWTSIVLDEAQYIKNHRTKQAQSVMKLSSPHRIAMTGTPVENRLGELWSIFHFLNPGYLGSAASFRQHYTASDAGTGKLQELHKLVAPFMLRRLKSDPDIRKDLPEKLEIKSYCTLTPVQGAMYQSVVEQVMEQIGKETGITRKGLVLSSLTKLKQICDSPQLLGREESKGSKAESSGKMERLYDLLDNIDETGESALIFTQYVAMGHLIVSRLEQRYGVKPSFLHGGVSKQERDQMVNDFQNGEGSRFFVLSLKAGGVGLNLTRANHVLHYDRWWNPAVENQATDRVFRIGQNKNVQVHKLICQGTLEERIDELIEHKKALSEQVVGSGETWLTEMSDHELRELITLQGEDWM